Proteins encoded within one genomic window of Gemmatimonas sp.:
- a CDS encoding glycosyltransferase family 1 protein, with protein sequence MKIGIDACTWVNRRGYGRFTRGLVQAMVNACPQHDFTLVVDSTMARDASFPARTHLHVVQTSERQATAASADGSRRPADLLRMGRAIGALDVDVFLFPTSFSYVPVFGRTPVVTVFHDATAEMHPALIFPRALPRLLWTIKSQLARRQSRRIVTVSENARAQIAHVFGMPVGEIDVVSEGADPIFQPDSDSAAEATNVRVQYGLPAEGALLLYVGGLSPHKNIDGLLRAVAALPPSLSPWHLAIVGDVANDTFLTCAHALQTQARAPGLAGHVTFTGFVPDDQLAALYRASTVLVLPSFSEGFGLPVLEAMACGVPVAVSNRFSLPEIVGDAGVLFDPDSAPDITQALSRVLGDANLRAMMRAKGLQRADAYSWRRGAERMAQLLERVVAPSGAAA encoded by the coding sequence ATGAAGATCGGCATCGACGCCTGCACGTGGGTGAACCGTCGTGGCTACGGTCGCTTTACGCGCGGGCTCGTGCAGGCCATGGTGAACGCGTGTCCGCAACACGACTTCACGCTGGTGGTGGATAGCACGATGGCGCGCGATGCGTCCTTCCCGGCGCGGACCCATCTGCACGTGGTGCAGACCTCCGAACGTCAGGCCACGGCGGCGTCGGCCGATGGCTCCCGTCGGCCAGCCGATCTATTGCGCATGGGTCGCGCCATCGGTGCGCTCGACGTGGACGTCTTTCTCTTCCCCACCTCGTTCTCGTACGTGCCCGTGTTCGGGCGGACCCCGGTGGTCACGGTGTTTCACGATGCCACGGCCGAGATGCATCCGGCGTTGATCTTCCCCCGCGCCCTGCCACGGCTGCTGTGGACGATCAAATCACAGCTCGCCCGCCGGCAGTCGCGGCGCATCGTGACCGTGTCGGAGAATGCCCGCGCCCAGATCGCCCATGTGTTCGGCATGCCAGTCGGCGAGATCGATGTGGTCAGCGAAGGGGCCGATCCGATCTTTCAGCCCGACTCCGACTCTGCCGCCGAAGCCACCAACGTGCGCGTGCAATACGGGCTGCCGGCGGAGGGCGCCCTGTTGCTGTACGTGGGCGGATTGAGCCCACACAAGAACATCGACGGCCTGTTGCGCGCGGTCGCCGCGCTGCCGCCTTCGCTCTCGCCTTGGCATCTGGCCATCGTCGGGGACGTGGCGAACGACACATTCCTCACCTGCGCGCACGCGCTGCAGACACAGGCGCGCGCGCCCGGTCTTGCCGGCCACGTCACCTTCACCGGCTTCGTGCCAGACGACCAGCTCGCTGCACTCTATCGCGCGTCCACCGTGCTGGTGTTGCCGTCGTTCAGCGAGGGGTTCGGGTTGCCGGTGCTCGAGGCCATGGCGTGCGGTGTCCCGGTGGCGGTGAGCAACCGCTTCTCGCTGCCGGAAATCGTAGGCGATGCCGGTGTGCTCTTCGATCCGGACTCCGCGCCCGACATCACGCAGGCGCTCTCGCGCGTGCTCGGTGATGCCAACCTGCGCGCCATGATGCGTGCCAAGGGATTGCAGCGCGCGGATGCCTACTCGTGGCGCCGCGGGGCGGAGCGCATGGCGCAGTTGCTGGAGCGTGTCGTCGCGCCATCGGGAGCGGCCGCATGA
- a CDS encoding SDR family oxidoreductase has protein sequence MPVAPQRIVVTGGAGFLGSHLCELLLSQGHEVLCVDNFFTSSRRGVEHLLDYKRFELLRHDVTMPLNVEADEIYNLACPASPVHYQHDPVQTTKTSVIGAINMLELAKRLRAKVLQASTSEVYGDPIVHPQSESYWGNVNPIGPRSCYDEGKRCAETLFFDYYHQDQVRIKVVRIFNTYGPRMHPSDGRVVSNFIMQALRGDDITLFGDGEQTRSFCYVSDLIDGLHRMMQTPDSVVGPINLGNPEECTVRVLAETIIGLTGSRSQLVRRPLPPDDPRQRQPDITKAREVLGWAPSVSMQLGLASTIAYFDTLLASGEVPELIGGAGLANAAEP, from the coding sequence ATGCCTGTCGCCCCACAACGGATCGTCGTCACAGGCGGTGCCGGTTTTCTCGGCTCGCACCTGTGCGAACTGCTGCTGTCGCAGGGGCACGAGGTGCTGTGTGTCGACAACTTCTTCACGAGTTCGCGGCGCGGGGTCGAGCATCTGCTCGACTACAAGCGCTTTGAACTGCTGCGGCACGACGTCACGATGCCGCTGAATGTGGAAGCCGACGAGATCTACAACCTGGCCTGCCCGGCGTCGCCCGTACACTACCAGCACGATCCGGTGCAGACCACCAAGACCAGTGTGATCGGCGCGATCAACATGCTGGAACTGGCGAAACGCCTCCGGGCCAAGGTGTTGCAGGCGTCTACGTCGGAGGTGTATGGTGACCCGATCGTACACCCGCAGTCGGAGTCATACTGGGGCAACGTGAATCCGATCGGTCCGCGTTCCTGCTACGACGAAGGCAAGCGATGCGCCGAAACGTTGTTCTTCGACTACTACCATCAGGATCAGGTGCGCATCAAGGTCGTGCGCATCTTCAACACCTACGGTCCGCGCATGCACCCCAGCGACGGGCGCGTGGTGTCGAACTTCATCATGCAGGCGCTGCGCGGCGACGACATCACGTTGTTCGGTGACGGCGAACAGACGCGTTCCTTCTGTTACGTGAGCGATCTCATCGACGGACTGCATCGCATGATGCAGACACCCGATTCGGTCGTCGGGCCGATCAACCTCGGCAACCCCGAAGAGTGCACCGTGCGCGTGCTCGCCGAAACGATCATCGGTCTCACCGGTTCGCGCTCGCAGCTTGTGCGCCGCCCGCTGCCGCCCGACGATCCGCGCCAGCGTCAGCCGGATATCACGAAGGCGCGCGAGGTGCTAGGCTGGGCGCCGAGCGTCTCGATGCAGCTTGGTCTGGCGAGCACGATTGCCTACTTCGACACGCTGCTCGCGAGTGGAGAAGTGCCGGAGCTCATCGGCGGGGCGGGGCTGGCGAACGCCGCGGAGCCGTGA
- a CDS encoding DUF1801 domain-containing protein: protein MPNEVDVLLATLDHPQLDAMHELRRIILQADPRIGESVKWNAPSFHTAEHFATFHLRAKTGFQLVLHLGAKGRPDATVRATVPDPHRLLQWKSADRAIIALRDLADVDAKRDALSQILRHWIEEVN, encoded by the coding sequence ATGCCCAATGAGGTGGACGTACTGCTTGCCACGCTCGACCATCCGCAGCTCGATGCCATGCACGAGTTGCGGCGTATCATCCTGCAGGCCGACCCGCGAATCGGCGAATCGGTGAAGTGGAACGCTCCCAGCTTTCACACCGCTGAGCACTTTGCCACGTTCCACCTGCGCGCCAAGACCGGTTTTCAGCTCGTGCTGCACTTGGGGGCCAAAGGACGACCCGACGCGACGGTGCGCGCGACCGTTCCCGACCCGCACAGGCTGCTGCAGTGGAAGAGCGCCGACCGTGCCATCATCGCCCTGCGTGATCTGGCCGATGTCGACGCCAAGCGTGACGCGCTGTCGCAGATTCTGCGGCATTGGATCGAGGAGGTCAACTGA
- a CDS encoding sigma-70 family RNA polymerase sigma factor: MSPNAVAAIDLEAHRAALTGHCYRMLGSVVDAEDAVQETMLRAWRALEKFDGRSALGTWLHRIATNVCLDALGDRTPRVLAFDDMPRSATTDELTTRPRAHWLEPIPDVRAIPSTDDPHERAVMREHLRLAFVSALQALPPRQRAALILTQVLNWSAAEVADCLDLSTAAVNSALQRARATLDARRSNAPAGTPLALNAQQQRTLERFVAAFEAYDVPALTALLRDDVVMCMPPFAFWLQGPLDVAAWLTGRGAGCKPSRLVATQASGAPAFAQYRQNGAEPWSLIVLDFVGDRIGTMHYFLDTETLFPHFGLPMRLDR; this comes from the coding sequence ATGTCGCCGAACGCTGTCGCGGCGATCGACCTCGAGGCGCATCGGGCCGCACTGACCGGTCACTGCTACCGCATGCTGGGTTCGGTCGTGGATGCCGAAGACGCGGTGCAGGAGACCATGCTGCGGGCCTGGCGCGCACTCGAGAAATTCGACGGTCGCTCGGCGTTGGGCACGTGGCTGCATCGCATCGCCACCAACGTGTGTCTCGATGCGCTCGGCGATCGCACGCCGCGCGTGCTGGCGTTCGACGACATGCCGCGTTCCGCGACCACCGACGAACTCACGACGCGTCCCCGCGCGCACTGGCTCGAGCCCATCCCAGATGTGCGCGCGATCCCGAGTACCGACGATCCGCACGAGCGCGCCGTGATGCGCGAGCATCTGCGACTGGCCTTCGTGTCGGCGTTGCAGGCGCTGCCGCCTCGTCAGCGCGCGGCCCTGATTCTCACGCAGGTGCTCAACTGGTCGGCGGCGGAAGTGGCCGACTGCCTCGACCTCAGCACCGCCGCGGTGAACAGCGCGCTGCAGCGCGCCCGCGCCACGCTCGACGCGCGCCGCTCGAATGCGCCCGCCGGTACGCCGCTGGCGTTGAACGCGCAGCAGCAGCGCACACTCGAGCGTTTCGTGGCCGCCTTCGAGGCGTATGACGTGCCGGCCCTCACCGCACTGCTGCGAGACGATGTGGTCATGTGCATGCCGCCCTTCGCGTTCTGGCTCCAGGGACCGTTGGACGTGGCCGCCTGGCTCACGGGCCGCGGCGCCGGGTGCAAACCGTCGCGGCTCGTGGCCACGCAGGCCAGCGGTGCGCCGGCGTTTGCGCAGTACCGGCAGAATGGGGCCGAGCCTTGGTCGCTGATCGTGCTCGACTTCGTCGGTGATCGCATCGGCACGATGCACTACTTCCTTGATACCGAGACGCTATTTCCACACTTCGGACTACCGATGCGGCTCGACCGATGA
- a CDS encoding glycosyltransferase family 2 protein, producing MSAPVSAFAIQEYGDARVAAVIPARNEAHTIAEVVRETARYVHDVLVLDGGSRDGTAEQARAAGARVITDRGRGKGAAVRQSLGETTADIVVFLDADGSHDPADIPSLVRPVLARDAELCVGSRFSGGTDELSVTVGQLIRTIGNISMNIAINRRFDVALTDTLNGFRAVRREVALEVQLAEDRHTIEQEMVMKVLTYGYRVVNRPTHEYARLFGTSHIAVWREWPTFVRCVLVNIFQPQRARSYASNTHGARVKPALETWMRESRPHERTSAGS from the coding sequence GTGAGCGCGCCCGTGAGCGCCTTTGCGATCCAGGAGTACGGTGACGCGCGCGTGGCGGCGGTGATTCCCGCGCGCAACGAGGCGCACACCATTGCCGAAGTCGTGCGCGAAACCGCGCGCTACGTGCACGACGTGCTGGTGCTCGATGGCGGGTCGCGCGATGGCACGGCGGAACAGGCCCGTGCCGCGGGGGCCCGCGTGATCACCGACCGCGGGCGGGGTAAAGGCGCCGCCGTGCGACAGAGTCTCGGCGAGACCACGGCCGACATCGTCGTGTTCCTCGACGCCGACGGTTCGCACGATCCGGCCGATATTCCGTCGCTGGTGCGGCCGGTGCTGGCCCGAGACGCCGAGTTGTGTGTGGGTAGCCGCTTCTCTGGTGGTACGGACGAACTGTCGGTCACGGTAGGGCAGCTGATTCGCACGATCGGCAACATCTCGATGAACATCGCGATCAACCGGCGCTTCGACGTCGCCCTCACCGATACGCTGAATGGCTTCCGCGCCGTTCGACGCGAGGTCGCGCTCGAGGTCCAGCTCGCCGAAGACCGGCACACCATCGAGCAGGAAATGGTGATGAAGGTGCTGACGTACGGATATCGAGTCGTGAACCGGCCCACGCATGAATACGCGCGGCTGTTCGGCACGAGTCACATCGCGGTGTGGCGCGAATGGCCTACGTTCGTGCGCTGCGTGCTGGTGAACATCTTCCAGCCGCAGCGCGCACGGTCATACGCGTCGAACACGCATGGTGCGCGGGTCAAGCCGGCGCTGGAGACCTGGATGCGCGAGAGTCGGCCGCACGAGCGCACGTCGGCCGGCTCGTGA
- a CDS encoding VCBS repeat-containing protein produces MHLSRSVAALLALSLPIHAANAQLALPQFDRVLLLETTAETSANASIGDVNGDGTPDIVLAKGRHWPLVDRVLLGNGKGGFAPARDLGIASDRSYAARLVDIDRDGDLDVVLSNDRPDPSLVYLNDGTGHFTVGSSFGKAEWPTRNASVADVNGDSLPDIIVANRYGKNPGGNYLCLNRGAGRFDDQCLRFSRESATTITPADVNRDGLVDLIVPHRDGGQSMVYLQHARSGPEPGFTGVPFGPADAAIRASESGDFTGDGLVDLVAIDEANGLSLYAGTRDGVFAAGVSLGREQTAPYALAVGDLNADGLTDIVVGYVEAESVAYIRTGTTFARVRFGDGRGTVYGFAIGDVDGDGHVDIAAGRSEAPNVLYFGARRALKPAPRRR; encoded by the coding sequence ATGCACCTCTCTCGATCTGTTGCCGCGCTGCTCGCGCTGTCGTTGCCGATTCACGCCGCGAATGCCCAGCTCGCGCTGCCGCAGTTCGATCGCGTGCTCCTGCTCGAGACCACCGCCGAAACGTCGGCCAACGCCAGCATCGGGGACGTGAACGGCGACGGCACGCCGGATATCGTGCTGGCGAAGGGGCGGCATTGGCCGCTGGTGGACCGGGTGCTTCTGGGCAACGGCAAGGGCGGCTTCGCGCCGGCTCGCGACCTCGGCATCGCGTCCGACCGGTCGTACGCGGCGCGGTTGGTGGATATCGACCGGGACGGCGATCTCGACGTCGTGCTCAGCAACGATCGTCCCGACCCGAGCCTCGTGTATCTGAACGATGGGACGGGGCACTTCACGGTGGGGTCCTCGTTCGGAAAGGCCGAGTGGCCGACGCGCAACGCCAGTGTCGCCGACGTCAATGGCGACAGCTTGCCCGACATCATTGTGGCCAACCGCTACGGCAAGAATCCCGGCGGCAACTACCTGTGTCTCAATCGCGGGGCGGGCCGGTTCGACGACCAGTGCCTCCGCTTTTCACGGGAGTCGGCGACTACGATCACGCCCGCCGACGTGAATCGGGACGGGCTCGTCGACCTCATCGTGCCGCACCGCGACGGCGGGCAGAGCATGGTGTATCTGCAGCACGCACGCAGTGGACCCGAGCCCGGGTTCACCGGTGTGCCGTTCGGTCCCGCCGACGCCGCGATCCGCGCGTCGGAGTCGGGTGACTTCACTGGCGACGGCCTCGTGGATCTCGTCGCCATCGACGAAGCGAATGGTCTCTCGCTCTACGCCGGTACACGCGACGGTGTCTTTGCCGCCGGTGTGTCGCTTGGCCGGGAGCAAACGGCGCCGTACGCGCTGGCGGTGGGTGATCTCAACGCCGATGGCCTGACCGATATCGTGGTGGGCTACGTCGAGGCAGAGTCGGTGGCGTACATCCGCACCGGCACCACCTTCGCGCGGGTACGGTTCGGCGACGGCCGGGGCACCGTGTACGGCTTTGCGATCGGAGATGTGGACGGGGACGGACACGTGGACATCGCCGCCGGGCGCTCGGAGGCACCGAATGTGCTGTACTTCGGCGCGCGCCGTGCGCTGAAGCCCGCTCCTCGCCGACGATAG
- a CDS encoding VOC family protein, translated as MSTARKIFLNISVKDLDATKAFFTALGFTFNPQFTDQNAACMIVSDEAYVMLLTVPFFGGFTTKALCDTRTHTEALFALSCESRDDVNAMVQKAVAAGGREAMPVQDHGFMYAWSFYDLDEHHWEVFWMDPTTIQ; from the coding sequence ATGAGCACCGCCCGAAAAATCTTCCTCAACATCTCGGTGAAAGACCTGGACGCCACAAAGGCGTTCTTCACCGCGCTCGGCTTCACCTTCAACCCACAGTTCACCGACCAGAACGCGGCGTGTATGATCGTGAGCGACGAGGCCTACGTGATGCTGCTCACCGTGCCGTTCTTCGGGGGATTCACGACGAAGGCACTCTGCGATACCCGCACGCACACCGAGGCGCTGTTCGCGCTGAGTTGTGAGAGTCGCGATGACGTGAACGCGATGGTGCAGAAAGCGGTGGCGGCCGGCGGACGGGAAGCGATGCCGGTACAGGATCACGGGTTCATGTACGCCTGGAGCTTCTACGACCTGGACGAGCACCACTGGGAGGTGTTCTGGATGGACCCCACCACGATCCAGTAG
- a CDS encoding glycosyltransferase family 39 protein: protein MTDATRQAWPRSRWLLLVAAIGVALAAALMPHAWYDALPRQAELPPPPISGVTVLRLVLAVEAAVLLLVAAFDWRFVRMAPTSRLAGHLQREESGDLTPRAAAVGLTIITLVALALRVYHLDRDLWLDEISPILDYASLSVPQIVGSYLRSNNHLLNTLLLKGMIALFGEQAWSVRLPAVAFGVAGVPALYWCARLALSRRASLGAALLLAVSYHHLFFSQNARGYTAYLCLALLSTRALVNGLRDDRGRDWLLYVMATVLGVAALLNTAFVLAAQGFAALAAVWRVHRAGGAAMPLLRRVLVVLAIAGFLSAELYAVAMPEVYVVISNVYKTQSTGFVLFSWEFAREVLRGVSAGFGSGGVGVGALLAAVPFLLVAAAGAFAVLRRAWALALALALPGVLTLAFLLVRGLTISPRFFLLWLPLAVLTAVVAIDAGAGWIWRARPRRAVLMGTGTVAVLAMLSAASLGRYYAIPKQPYRAALAYVERARKPDDRVVVVYLAELGMRYYGARAGAPLDERYRFVRTVPALDSALAQRGAGRVWLVVTFERALQMDLPELNARVHSGWTLQHTFDGTVGDGGISVWRERDAAATSGTAP, encoded by the coding sequence GTGACCGACGCGACGCGGCAGGCGTGGCCGCGGTCGCGTTGGCTGTTGCTGGTGGCGGCGATCGGCGTGGCATTGGCGGCGGCGCTGATGCCGCATGCGTGGTACGACGCCTTGCCGCGGCAGGCGGAGTTGCCGCCGCCACCTATCAGCGGCGTTACGGTGCTGCGCCTCGTGTTGGCGGTGGAGGCCGCGGTGCTGTTGCTGGTGGCGGCGTTCGACTGGCGATTCGTGCGCATGGCCCCGACGTCGCGACTGGCGGGACATCTGCAGCGCGAGGAATCGGGCGACCTCACGCCGCGCGCGGCCGCCGTCGGTCTCACGATCATCACGCTGGTGGCGCTGGCGCTGCGGGTGTATCACCTCGACCGCGATCTTTGGCTCGACGAGATCTCGCCGATCCTCGACTACGCGTCGTTGTCGGTACCGCAGATCGTCGGCAGCTACCTGCGGTCGAACAATCACCTGTTGAACACGCTGCTGCTGAAGGGGATGATCGCGCTCTTCGGCGAGCAGGCGTGGTCGGTGCGCTTGCCGGCCGTCGCGTTCGGCGTGGCCGGTGTGCCGGCGCTGTACTGGTGCGCACGGCTGGCGCTTTCGCGACGCGCGTCGCTGGGCGCAGCGCTGCTGCTGGCGGTGTCGTACCACCATCTGTTCTTCTCGCAGAACGCCCGCGGGTACACCGCCTACCTCTGCCTGGCGCTGCTCAGCACGCGAGCCCTCGTGAACGGACTGCGTGACGATCGCGGGCGCGACTGGCTGCTGTACGTGATGGCCACCGTGCTGGGCGTCGCTGCGCTGCTGAATACGGCGTTCGTGCTGGCCGCCCAGGGGTTTGCGGCGCTGGCCGCCGTGTGGCGCGTGCATCGGGCGGGCGGCGCGGCGATGCCGCTGCTGCGCCGCGTGCTTGTGGTATTGGCGATTGCCGGATTTCTGAGCGCCGAACTGTATGCGGTCGCGATGCCCGAAGTGTACGTGGTGATTTCGAACGTCTACAAAACGCAGAGCACCGGCTTCGTGCTCTTCTCATGGGAGTTCGCGCGCGAAGTGCTGCGCGGTGTGAGTGCCGGGTTCGGTTCGGGCGGCGTCGGCGTCGGCGCGCTGCTGGCGGCGGTGCCATTTCTGCTGGTGGCGGCGGCCGGCGCGTTCGCCGTGCTTCGGCGCGCGTGGGCGCTGGCGTTGGCCCTCGCCCTGCCGGGCGTGCTCACGCTCGCGTTCCTGCTGGTGCGCGGACTCACCATCTCGCCGCGTTTCTTTTTGCTGTGGCTACCCCTGGCGGTGCTCACGGCCGTGGTGGCGATCGACGCCGGTGCCGGGTGGATCTGGCGTGCGCGGCCGAGGCGGGCCGTGCTGATGGGCACTGGCACCGTGGCAGTCCTCGCCATGTTGTCGGCCGCGTCGCTCGGGCGGTATTATGCGATACCGAAGCAGCCGTATCGCGCAGCGCTGGCCTACGTGGAGCGGGCGCGTAAGCCCGATGATCGCGTGGTGGTGGTGTATCTCGCCGAACTGGGCATGCGGTACTACGGCGCGCGCGCCGGTGCGCCCCTCGACGAGCGCTACCGCTTTGTGCGCACCGTGCCAGCGCTCGACAGTGCGCTGGCACAGCGCGGTGCAGGACGCGTGTGGTTGGTCGTCACCTTTGAACGAGCATTGCAGATGGATCTCCCGGAACTGAACGCGCGCGTGCACTCCGGCTGGACGCTGCAACACACGTTCGACGGTACGGTGGGCGATGGTGGGATCAGCGTGTGGCGCGAACGAGACGCTGCCGCCACATCGGGCACCGCGCCATGA
- a CDS encoding Gfo/Idh/MocA family oxidoreductase, whose amino-acid sequence MKVAVIGLGNAGATLHLPALTAMRDVDVVGGVDLDATRRDQAKSTFRVPVFASVEEMFATARPDVVCIGTPPGSHAALCLQSFSAGAHVLCEKPFVSSIAQADMVLAAARAAGRRVALNHEFREMPVFKAVRDAVSSGATGGLNFAQVWQQIDLPPWAEPGWRGDMRQRTLYEAGVHLVDFLMALFGERPRAVQAWTSTCGVREGETDAVALLTMEFSRGRLATITQNRLAKGETQYFEVRADTDRASLRASFGGRARISAGLFRSTRPHMRVEYGIAGIAWQEVGATRSMLARNPKDPCMVATRDVFERSLAAFRDGTEPPASGELGRDVMTVIAAAYHSAAIGQRVTIDDALIAELRDVQIG is encoded by the coding sequence GTGAAAGTCGCGGTCATCGGATTGGGTAACGCGGGGGCCACGCTGCATCTGCCGGCGCTGACGGCCATGCGCGACGTCGACGTCGTGGGCGGGGTGGATCTCGACGCCACCCGCCGCGACCAGGCGAAGTCGACATTCCGGGTGCCGGTCTTCGCCAGTGTCGAGGAGATGTTCGCCACCGCGCGCCCCGACGTGGTGTGCATCGGCACGCCGCCGGGCTCACACGCGGCGCTCTGCCTGCAGTCGTTCAGCGCCGGTGCGCATGTGCTGTGCGAGAAGCCGTTCGTGTCCAGCATCGCGCAGGCGGACATGGTGTTGGCCGCCGCGCGCGCCGCCGGTCGTCGCGTCGCGCTCAATCACGAGTTCCGTGAGATGCCGGTGTTCAAGGCGGTGCGCGATGCCGTGAGCAGTGGCGCCACGGGGGGGCTCAACTTCGCGCAGGTGTGGCAACAAATCGATCTGCCGCCGTGGGCCGAGCCCGGCTGGCGCGGCGACATGCGGCAGCGCACACTGTACGAAGCCGGCGTGCACCTCGTCGATTTCCTCATGGCGCTGTTCGGGGAGCGTCCGCGCGCGGTGCAGGCGTGGACTTCCACCTGCGGCGTGCGCGAGGGTGAGACCGATGCCGTGGCGCTGCTCACCATGGAGTTCAGTCGTGGACGTCTGGCCACGATCACGCAGAACCGCCTGGCGAAAGGGGAAACGCAGTACTTCGAGGTCCGCGCCGACACCGACCGCGCGTCGTTGCGCGCGTCATTCGGCGGCCGTGCCCGCATTTCCGCCGGTTTGTTTCGCAGCACGCGCCCGCATATGCGTGTGGAATACGGCATCGCCGGTATCGCCTGGCAGGAAGTGGGCGCCACGCGCTCCATGCTGGCGCGCAATCCGAAGGACCCCTGCATGGTGGCGACGCGCGATGTATTCGAGCGCTCTCTGGCGGCGTTCCGCGATGGCACCGAGCCACCGGCCAGCGGTGAGCTGGGCCGCGACGTGATGACGGTCATCGCCGCGGCGTACCACTCGGCCGCGATCGGGCAGCGGGTCACGATCGACGACGCCTTGATCGCGGAGTTGCGCGATGTGCAGATCGGGTAA
- a CDS encoding Gfo/Idh/MocA family oxidoreductase encodes MSHAPIGALIVGAGLMGRSHAHAITASGGVVVGVVDPDPSRATALAGTAGRVPVFADVASALQATTPTVVHVCTPLPAHRAVIEAAFHADCHVIGEKPLTATAPEAEALCALAAARGRHLVPVHQFPFQQGVRDLLARRDVLGTIVHVELMIASAGASGPRDADDVVAEILPHCLSLTQVLLPTSHGETSHGEGSLHGLPWQVTRVSPGEWRITAHADSASIAYVISMSARPTCAELRVFGTKASAVADLFHGYSVIDTGAVTRASKAARPFRVAGRSMVAASANLARRGLRAESTYPGLQALVHRAYLAFAGRGDVPITPRTLLDVARARDRLIALSGWTTP; translated from the coding sequence ATGAGTCACGCACCGATCGGCGCGTTGATCGTCGGAGCCGGCCTGATGGGTCGTTCTCATGCGCACGCCATCACGGCGAGCGGCGGGGTGGTGGTGGGGGTGGTCGACCCCGATCCGTCTCGCGCCACCGCGCTCGCTGGCACGGCTGGCCGCGTGCCAGTGTTCGCCGACGTGGCGTCGGCGCTGCAGGCCACGACGCCCACGGTGGTGCACGTATGCACGCCGCTGCCCGCGCACCGGGCGGTGATCGAAGCGGCATTTCACGCCGACTGTCATGTGATCGGCGAGAAGCCGCTCACGGCCACGGCACCCGAAGCCGAGGCGCTCTGTGCGCTCGCCGCCGCCCGCGGCCGTCATCTGGTGCCGGTGCATCAGTTTCCGTTCCAGCAGGGGGTGCGCGATCTACTGGCGAGGCGCGACGTGCTGGGCACCATCGTACACGTCGAACTCATGATAGCATCAGCGGGCGCCAGCGGCCCGCGCGACGCCGACGATGTCGTGGCGGAGATCCTGCCGCACTGTCTGTCCCTGACGCAGGTGCTGTTGCCGACGTCGCACGGCGAGACGTCGCACGGCGAGGGGTCGCTACACGGTTTGCCGTGGCAGGTCACGCGCGTAAGCCCCGGTGAATGGCGCATCACCGCGCACGCAGATTCCGCATCGATCGCGTACGTGATCTCCATGTCGGCGCGGCCGACGTGCGCGGAACTGCGGGTGTTCGGCACCAAGGCCTCGGCGGTAGCCGACCTGTTCCACGGCTACTCGGTGATCGATACCGGCGCGGTGACTCGCGCCTCGAAGGCGGCGCGTCCGTTTCGCGTGGCTGGCCGTTCGATGGTGGCGGCTTCGGCGAATCTGGCGCGGCGCGGACTGCGCGCCGAGTCGACGTATCCCGGGCTGCAGGCGCTCGTGCATCGGGCGTATCTCGCGTTCGCGGGCCGCGGCGACGTGCCCATTACGCCGCGCACTCTGCTCGACGTAGCCCGTGCGCGCGACCGGCTGATCGCGCTCAGCGGCTGGACCACTCCGTGA